Part of the Zea mays cultivar B73 chromosome 4, Zm-B73-REFERENCE-NAM-5.0, whole genome shotgun sequence genome is shown below.
CATCGTCGATGTAGCTCTACAAAATAGCAGTAGATCTTGTCATTACAAGCAGCAATGTCTATTACCTCACTAAGCTAGCAGGCTGATCAGGAGATGAAACGGCTGACTTATCTTTGGTTGTCATATCATTTTCCTACCAACTTTTCTTGGGTTAGATGTCAGCCAAAACTTTATGCTGAGTTATAACACCAAAATTTGTGCAGGAATGGAAGCTTACAATGTCAGCATCATACTTCGTTGAGAAATCTCTCAACAAGTGTGACCCTTCTGGTGCTTGATCCTGTAAACTGTCCAAGTCATAGAAAGATATATCTGAATCTTTGCATAAGGTACTGTCTTCACATTCTGTGCCCTGGAAAAAGGTCAATTACATGGAATTGCATGGTGTGAACATCGTTGATGGAAATTTATATGAGTACCAATGAAGCTTGAGATCTCAGGTCATCCATGTCAAAGGTCCAGCTGCTGATACCCCTTTTGTATTCATCCTaataaaataatatatatattagGGATTAAGAAATGTGTAATCTGAAAACTGGTTATGAATTCCTGCTCAGGTGTTCGCTTGATTATTAACGAGGTTATTGCATTCTTTTTGTGTGTGTGAGGGGGTGCTAATGGCAAAAAAACTTTGCTCAACTTACTACAAAATAGAACCATTTCCCCGAATTTAGATATTTAGCATGTGTACCTGCGAGATTTCTTCTTTCTTTCCATCAGACATTTTCTTTTGAGCCATTAAATGTTGATCCTTTTCCTGCATCATGGCGAACCTTTCTGTGCTAATTTCACGATGAATAGTTAGTCATAAAGTAGAACTTAAAACCACTGTACCTTCAAAGCTTGATATCTAACACCAAGGCCAGGCAATCCTTCTAAAAGCTTTCGTGCAATAAAATCAGTGGAACGAGCTTGCTTGAAAAATGGTTGCTTCAACAACTTTTTTGCCGAAGGCCTCTTTGAAGGGTCTTTTACCAAACACATAGCAACCATTTGCTTGAAGTTCTATCATAAGAATTTATAGTTGCAAAATGAGAATTTATACTTAAATTAAAAAATATGGAGGTCATCTTAAATATATTTACCCTCGTGAATTTCTTATCTCTTTCATAGTCAAGACCTGGAGGAGCATTCTGAAGTGTCATGAGCAAGACCTGAAAAAATGCAGGAATTTTATGTATTGTTGGAACATGGCGCTAGGATTTACTCCAAGTAATGACATCTGATAAAGGTCTACCTTCATGGGAGGGTACTTAGAGAAAGGAGCATGACCATGAGCAAGTTCAAGTGCAGTAATTCCAAAGGACCATATGTCTGCTCTGTAGTATATGAAAATAGCTCTCGTTAACAAATAGCCGCAAAAAAAACCATATTAGTGCAGATGAAAAATTGCATAACAAGTTAGAGTGAGGGAATACCCTACCTGAAATCATATCCATGTAGTTGCTCCATAACCTCGGGCGCCATCCTAATACATTAAAAATGTCCAAGGATGAACATGTGCATGAAGGGGGAAAACAAACTCTACATGCTTGAAATAATATTCTGTATTATTTAAGATTCTGTACCAGCAAGGTGTTCCCACAAAAGTATTCCTGGCCCTCTGTCtatcaccagaatcaaaaaggcaAGCAGAGACTCCAAAGTCCCCAAGTTTAATTCCACCCCGAGAATCGACTAGAATATTTCCTGCCTATCACCAAACAGATATAAAATAACAACCACTCAAATTTGTGAAACAATTAGGAAAAAATATATACATTCTAATTTGATATAGCCATATAGCAGTcacaaagaagaagaaagcaacagATACCCCTGAATACATCCAATTGAAACTGTACATTTACCTTCACATCTCGATGTATAGAGCCATGATGGTGAAGATACTCTAAACCTTTCAGGACTTCACGAAGTATAGTCGCGATGATGGGTTCCTCGAATCCAGTAGGATGCACTGATTTCATTATGTGAAGACAGGACCCCCCAGCCATATACGGCATAACCACCCATAACGTTTGGTCTTTTGCAAATGAACAATGCGCCTTGACAACGTTAGGATGGTCTATCAAAATCATTGTCTGAGCTTCACGAACGATGTTGTTCTGTGTTGAACATTTCACATTAGATACTGAGAGGCGCTTACAATCCTGGTGGTAGTGCGAGAAACTTGAATAGGATCCATGGATATGTGAACCGACAGTAACAAATACAGTAAGAAAAATGCAACTGAAACAGTGTTCAAAGTTCAAACTATTGCACCTCATATAGCCATATTCTAGATTTTTAACCAGTACCACCAAACTAGTGCTCATTTATTCATTGAGCCATTATAATCCTTCTTCAGCTATAATAATACACAAGATAATTTTATTATTCAGAAATGTGAATCCACCAAAGGCATTATTCTGAACATCACTTGCCCAAATCGTTCCTAAACTTAAAACTAAGATGTGCGCCATGGCATTCGGCGACACGCATCAGTATCCAGTGGACGAGCCGCAACGGAAGCAGCCGGAGAAAAAATAAAATGGGGGCGACGGATAGGACCAAACGGGAATAGGGAATGTTGTGGCGGCGCGCGTACCAGGTCGCTGTTGGTGCGCTCGAAGTCGACCACCTTGACGGCGACGATCTCGTCGAGTGGCTTGCAGAGTGCGCGGTACACGATGGCGCTGACGCCCTGCCCGATCTCCTCGTACAGCTCGTAGTCCTCCATGTGGATCGGGTACTTGCGCCTCTCGCCACCCCCGCCTCCCGCCGCCGCCTTCTCATTGGGCCCCGCCATGCTGACCGATTTCGTCCGGACGGCAGGTCCCAGCGCCGATCAGACGCGGTCGATGGCCGACGAAGTCGGAGCTCCGGCCTCCGGGTTTGCAGGTTCCgccgcgggggcgggggcggggtgTCACAGGGTGGCCGACGACGAACCCTTGTTCCGCTGCTCCCGCACCACCATCACGCGAGCGAACTAGTGGGGAGAGGCGAGGATGTGGACAGAGGAGGGCAGGAGGCGGGGGCGTGTAGGCTGTAGTGACAGGCCGTGCGTTGCGGAGGAGGAGAAAGGAAAATGGAGAAGAGGAAGAGGGCGTGCATTCGCATGCAAGGAGGGCGCCACTTGTTCGGACTTGGCACTTCGGACGCGGGCCGAACATCTAAAACAGTTGAAAAAAAAGGATAAAAACTCTAGTTTCTTTTTTGCActcgaaaggctcactcggtataCCAATGTACATTCGGGCAGCCTGGTCCAAGCCTAAAAAGGCTCGTATTGTTTGAattttgggtcggtccagcccgtttgaatttcgggccgtgccgggtCGGCCATGGGCCTGCCGTCGGGCCACGGTCCAGCCCGTAATCGGGCTCATTTCGgacggcccgaaattataaaagaccgaaattttatttttgacccgaaattcacattaggtcCCGAAATTTAGTTTTTTACCcaaaattcacattagagccctaaattcaaaaaataataaaacaaataaaagataagacaaataaatttgaacaaaagaaaacttaatatttgtattaaagttatcacagctatgcaatgactaccttgtTTACAAATAATTTTGTTAGAAAGAAAAAGAGTACAGTtagctctatacaaagttcgtaagttcagtttattgtcgAATGTTCATAAAAAAATTATATaacatactctaattcaaagctacaaaaaacatcaaactagtattatctctagctttgtgttttTTATCAAATATATgaaagtgtggttttaataaacatatggccttttcgtgcctctatatgagcCATTTCATGCTtgccttaaacgggtcgtgctcgtgcccgtccatgggccgtgacctcggtccaaacccggcccgatataacgGGTCGTGCCGGTCCGGCACTAAAATATTTTGGGTTATGCCGGTCTGGACCGTGTTTTTTTTCGTGCTTCGAGCCGGCCCACCAGACCCGACCCAAATGTACATCTAtacaatctggtttttcatcttcctCGCGCGCGTTTCTTCATCAACATGCACCATCACCGGCTGGTGCGGCGCCATGCGTCAGGGCTCGCCTCGACGCAGCGTGGAGAGGAAGAGGAGACAAAGGCGATAGCGGTAGTCCCCCCTCCTCGCTTGCGTGTCGGTGTCACCGTGTCGTCCGCTGCTCCCCTGCAGCTCGTATATTCGGCAATGGAGTGTTGTAGAAGGTACATGTAGTTGTCGCAAAAGTTTTGGTAGTTCTTTCTATGCATATTAAAAAAACTTATTTATGATTTAATTAAAGATATAACTAGAATTTCATTCATTCTCGAAGGAAGCATGTAGGAGTAAGACAGTAGACTATGTGTGTCTCTTTTATGGTCTACGAATTGGAAACCTTGTTCTAGGGTAAAAACTATGAATAATgaaaagtataagatatgaatgaACAAAATCCGTTGTAGTCTAGTCGGTTAGGATACTCGGCTCTCACCCGAGCGACCCGGGTTCAAATCCCGGCAACGGAAATTATTTTTTTTCCCGTTACCTGCTTTTGCTGCTTTGCTTAGCTGTTGGGGGCCTTGGGCTGCGAATGGCCGGCCACCCAGCGGCCTTTTTAGGCCCACCAGTAGACCAGCGCACCGCAGCTGCAAAAAAATCCACTACCCTTGCGGACTGCGGTGACCAATGACGATTCGTACAAAGAATTCGCGAAATATCATGCACTCccaactagggatgaaaacggtttcggaattccggaaaccgatttcgaaatttttcgatcggattcatcggtaacggtatttttcgaaaacggaatcggttttcggaattttctatcggaatcggtgtggtgttttaccgactgtttccttcggttaccggtttttgtcggaaattaccggatttgtgtctcggaattttccggaattgtgtctcggaatttttttcGGAATTTTCCAGAATGTGATTTTTTCGCATCGCCTATACCGCTATACGTCTCTGGATAAGAATTACTTATTTTTGTACTTTTTGGACGTTTTAAGATTTTTTTGGGGATAGATGAtgttggaaggcagttgagattaacgatttggtctcaTGTGAGGCTGTGAAAAGACcctttatgtgaggaaaaaatatttTATGGGTAAGCATGTCATGTCAATtaaatcgagtggatattgtgaattgtgaactttgagtctgtgaacttgtgatctttataaacttgttatactgtgaacttgttatattgtgaacttgtgatctttgtaaactttttatattataaatttgtgatccttgtgaacttaatatatcatgaattgtgaacttgtggtctttgtgatcaTTTGTCAATTTTGTTTcattgtgaagtttgatatgtttaccgatcgtattttagatttcgaccgttaccggtgtatttttcCGTACCGAAccttcgtttccgatgtttccgaaataccgatatcgtttccgaTTCCGGAattaccgttttcgattttgtttccgataaaaaatatgaaaacagtaatggttttagtgtttaccgaccgttttcatccctactcccAACGTCTAACAGTGTGATCGTACAAAGAATTCGCGAAATATCAAATCCCGGCAACGGAAATTATTTTTTTTCCCGTTACCTGCTTTTGCTGCTTTGCTTAGCTGTTGGGGGCCTTGGGCTGCGAATGGCCGGCCACCCAGCGGCCTTTTTAGGCCCACCAGTAGACCAGCGCACCGCAGCTGCAAAAAAATCCACTACCCTTGCGGACTGCGGTGACCAACGACGATTCGTACAAAGAATTCGTGAAATATCATGCACTCCCAACGTCTAACAGTGTGATCGTACAAAGAATTCGCGAAATATCATACACTCCCAACGTCTAACAGTGTGATTTTAGAACTCTATAAACAGTTGTGCTACTGGACTGGAATGCTAAGAAAACAGTACGATTTGTGACCAATGATCACATTTATCGATTAAATGTCTTTctcaattaggtattaattatAATTAACCTGTAATATCTAGTTATAATGGACCCTCCGCCTCTAAATGGATCGTGGCATCGTCCGAAAAAAGGAAAACCGTTTTCCGATGTGAGATTTTAACGTCCCCCGGCCTACAAACCGAGCCCAAGGCCTCGATTCCACTTGGGAACTTTTTCATTAATAAAGGATTGGAGTAAGGAAGTTTCTTCCCCGTGATATTGTAAACGGGAAAAAATCTCCATTGATGGATAAATGGGAACACATAAGCATTCCTCTTCCTCACGGGAACCTGATAAAATTGCATGCGACAATattttcatgtaatagttaatATAAAAAATAATTATCTCGTTAAGAGATTAATCATTATACAAATGTGTTTATTTTGATGTACATATAATGATTTCTTATCTATGACAATATGTATAAGTGAAAATATTTTGTATTAATAACAAAAAATATGTCCTAATTATATATTAACCATGGATGGGGATCCCTGTGGGGATTTATCCTCGCATGGAATGGGAATGAGGAAAAAAATATCTTCTATGAGGGTTCATAGGGATGTCGAAAAAATCATAACCAGGGCGGAGATGGGAACTATCCCCCAACGAAGAATTCCACGTTGCCACTCCTATCTGAAATACATGACTTAGGTTTAACCATTGAAGCTCAATTTGTGTTTAATGCCCTAAACACTTTAATGATATATTATTTTTAACTCTTAGGCACTATTTTGAGAGactttgttggagatgctcttataagAAATGCAATGGAGTCctataagggtgtgtttggtttggcttttggctttggcttttgcctcctaaaagccaaaagtcaaaccaaagcgTTGGATCCAGAAAGCAGttttttctaaaagctgactttctcgcagtgcaaaactgaaagcacctctATACATGCTTTTAGTGGTTTTCGGAtgaaactgtgaaaacatatatagaagaacttttaacgacttttagtgatttccgccaaacgatttttagctttttaatagcttacagcccacaacaactttttccacagctcacagcccacaacagcttttttcacagccacagcccaaccaaacagaccctaaaaaTCATTTGGATACATCCATATATATCAAATCCACGTTTGTTGAAATGGATTGGGTGGAACAAGAGTCTGTTGAAGTCTCTACTGTATAAAACACCATTCTTTCTAGTTTCTATGGTTCTACATTCGTCGTGCCCTCATTTTATGCAAAAATGAGGTAAAAATATGCATAGTAAGAATTTGAACATTTATTGTTAATTATAATTCCACATCTACTTAACCAACAAAACACAcaatttttttaaaattttatcAAAATAAAGTCTTACTCAGAGCCATATCAGTACACGAACATCTAACTAACGGTGATAGATGGGTCGGCTACCTAAAAGGAACGAGAGCCAGCCCATCATTCTTTCGATCTATTTTCACAATTCTACTATTAAAAGCTTTTAAAGACatataaaaataaatatttttatTAACTTGATATGGTTATTTTTAACTAATGGCGACAACATTCTTCCTATTCCACTCTTCATTTCAAAATCCATACTAAGTGTCCGTTTGTTTCTCCGTACTATATTTTAGTCTATGTGACATCAAATGTTAGAATGCTTGTTAAAAGAATTAAATATATTATAATTGTAAAACAAATTATATAGAtgcaaactaaataattattaaaaCTAATTAGTTCATGATTTGCTAATATGATGCTACAACAAATATTTGAATACCATGGACTAATTATGTTTACTT
Proteins encoded:
- the LOC100285238 gene encoding STE20/SPS1-related proline-alanine-rich protein kinase isoform X1; amino-acid sequence: MAGPNEKAAAGGGGGERRKYPIHMEDYELYEEIGQGVSAIVYRALCKPLDEIVAVKVVDFERTNSDLNNIVREAQTMILIDHPNVVKAHCSFAKDQTLWVVMPYMAGGSCLHIMKSVHPTGFEEPIIATILREVLKGLEYLHHHGSIHRDVKAGNILVDSRGGIKLGDFGVSACLFDSGDRQRARNTFVGTPCWMAPEVMEQLHGYDFRADIWSFGITALELAHGHAPFSKYPPMKVLLMTLQNAPPGLDYERDKKFTRNFKQMVAMCLVKDPSKRPSAKKLLKQPFFKQARSTDFIARKLLEGLPGLGVRYQALKEKDQHLMAQKKMSDGKKEEISQDEYKRGISSWTFDMDDLRSQASLGTECEDSTLCKDSDISFYDLDSLQDQAPEGSHLLRDFSTKYDADIENDMTTKDKSAVSSPDQPASLVRNASMRGMPINGSFRKDNSTESFDLECQEKHLDIVPTSSSPERKFSFSSCSSNGLLLSKESSKQQTSIHNLDKCNGGHLHVSDETSSEAAPKTHKSAEDHDDRSKPPLIRGRFRVIPGHVDSKAQPPGLQKCHSMQTISRLPSLSIPSSAEVASTIIGGSFYMQLYSILQTNMLQRDQILNAMKQVSGCAMASPGVPSMASPCIPSTSRSTSPSGVPSVDRSMLEAAQEREKELLNEVLELQWRLLCTQDEVQKLKAKAAQH
- the LOC100285238 gene encoding STE20/SPS1-related proline-alanine-rich protein kinase isoform X2, producing the protein MAGPNEKAAAGGGGGERRKYPIHMEDYELYEEIGQGVSAIVYRALCKPLDEIVAVKVVDFERTNSDLNNIVREAQTMILIDHPNVVKAHCSFAKDQTLWVVMPYMAGGSCLHIMKSVHPTGFEEPIIATILREVLKGLEYLHHHGSIHRDVKAGNILVDSRGGIKLGDFGVSACLFDSGDRQRARNTFVGTPCWMAPEVMEQLHGYDFRADIWSFGITALELAHGHAPFSKYPPMKVLLMTLQNAPPGLDYERDKKFTRNFKQMVAMCLVKDPSKRPSAKKLLKQPFFKQARSTDFIARKLLEGLPGLGVRYQALKEKDQHLMAQKKMSDGKKEEISQDEYKRGISSWTFDMDDLRSQASLGTECEDSTLCKDSDISFYDLDSLQDQAPEGSHLLRDFSTKYDADIENDMTTKDKSAVSSPDQPASLVRNASMRGMPINGSFRKDNSTESFDLECQEKHLDIVPTSSSPERKFSFSSCSSNGLLLSKESSKQQTSIHNLDKCNGGHLHVSDETSSEAAPKTHKSAEDHDDRSKPPLIRGRFRVIPGHVDSKAQPPGLQKCHSMQTISRLPSLSIPSSAEVASTIIGGSFYMQLYSILQTNMLQRDQILNAMKQVSGCAMASPGVPSMASPCIPSTSRSTSPSGVPSVDRSMLEAAQEREKELLNEVLELQWRVLQVIVHTR
- the LOC100285238 gene encoding STE20/SPS1-related proline-alanine-rich protein kinase (The RefSeq protein has 3 substitutions compared to this genomic sequence), which codes for MTGPNEKAAAGGGGGERRKYPIHVEDYELYEEIGQGVSAIVYRALCKPLDEIVAVKVVDFERTNSDLNNIVREAQTMILIDHPNVVKAHCSFAKDQTLWVVMPYMAGGSCLHIMKSVHPTGFEEPIIATILREVLKGLEYLHHHGSIHRDVKAGNILVDSRGGIKLGDFGVSACLFDSGDRQRARNTFVGTPCWMAPEVMEQLHGYDFRADIWSFGITALELAHGHAPFSKYPPMKVLLMTLQNAPPGLDYERDKKFTRNFKQMVAMCLVKDPSKRPSAKKLLKQPFFKQARSTDFIARKLLEGLPGLGVRYQALKEKDQHLMAQKKMSDGKKEEISQDEYKRGISSWTFDMDDLRSQASLGTECEDSTLCKDSDISFYDLDSLQDQAPEGPHLLRDFSTKYDADIENDMTTKDKSAVSSPDQPASLVRNASMRGMPINGSFRKDNSTESFDLECQEKHLDIVPTSSSPERKFSFSSCSSNGLLLSKESSKQQTSIHNLDKCNGGHLHVSDETSSEAAPKTHKSAEDHDDRSKPPLIRGRFRVIPGHVDSKAQPPGLQKCHSMQTISRLPSLSIPSSAEVASTIIGGSFYMQLYSILQTNMLQRDQILNAMKQVSGCAMASPGVPSMASPCIPSTSRSTSPSGVPSVDRSMLEAAQEREKELLNEVLELQWRLLCTQDEVQKLKAKAAQI